One window of Saccharopolyspora phatthalungensis genomic DNA carries:
- a CDS encoding GntR family transcriptional regulator produces the protein MAETSVGRAVEQIRQMLRSQELLPGQPLRQEALAERLGMSRVPVREALKALEAEGVLRHQPNVGYTVARLSSEELRQAYLMCGALEAIVLRELPRLGTAQIIELTELNERMAEAAEAVDVLRIAELNHDFHFVIFRSSGLHLIVDEIERIWKMTEAYRSVYLYDESARRRSVREHRQLINALRRGQTERLVTIMDTHRDAAPVQLSPTPPVSVHCGHQ, from the coding sequence ATGGCGGAGACTTCGGTGGGCCGCGCCGTCGAGCAGATCCGGCAGATGCTGCGCAGTCAGGAACTGCTGCCGGGTCAACCGCTGCGGCAGGAGGCGCTCGCCGAACGCTTAGGAATGAGCCGGGTGCCGGTGCGCGAAGCGCTGAAGGCCCTTGAAGCAGAGGGCGTCTTGCGCCACCAGCCGAACGTGGGCTACACGGTGGCCCGCCTGTCGTCGGAGGAACTGCGCCAGGCCTACCTGATGTGCGGGGCACTGGAGGCGATCGTGCTGCGGGAGCTGCCGCGCCTGGGCACGGCCCAGATCATCGAGCTGACCGAGCTCAACGAGCGCATGGCGGAGGCGGCGGAGGCGGTTGACGTCCTGCGGATCGCCGAGCTCAACCACGATTTCCACTTCGTCATCTTCCGCAGTTCGGGCCTGCACCTGATCGTCGACGAGATCGAACGCATCTGGAAGATGACGGAGGCGTACCGCTCGGTCTACCTGTACGACGAGTCGGCCCGCCGCCGGAGCGTCCGCGAGCACCGCCAGCTGATCAACGCGCTGCGGCGGGGGCAGACCGAAAGACTGGTGACGATCATGGATACGCACCGCGACGCCGCCCCCGTGCAGTTGTCCCCGACACCGCCCGTGAGCGTCCATTGTGGACATCAGTGA
- a CDS encoding 2-oxoacid:acceptor oxidoreductase subunit alpha: protein MSTTNGHRSNGTRKLNRVVIRFAGDSGDGMQLTGDRFTSEAAAFGNDLATLPNFPAEIRAPAGTLPGVSSFQLHFADYDILTPGDRPDVLVAMNPAALKANIGDLPHGGMLIVNTDEFTKRNLAKVGYDSNPLESGELEPYAVHHVAMATLTQGALEGTGLGKKDAERCKNMFALGLLSWMYHRPTEGTERFLREKFGKKPDIAAANILAFRAGWNYGETTEAFAVTYEVAPAKLPAGNYRQITGNTALAYGIVAAGQRSGLPVFLGTYPITPASDVLHELAKHKNFGVTTFQAEDEIAGVGAALGASFGGALGVTTTSGPGLALKSETIGLAVTLELPLLVCDIQRGGPSTGLPTKTEQADLLQALYGRNGESPVPVIAPCSPADCFDAALDAARIALTYRTPVLLLSDGAIANGSEPWLIPPVDQLPDLRVQFATEPNSPDGSGEFWPYVRDPETLAREWAVPGTPGLEHRVGGLEKADGKGNISYDPDNHDKMVRIRQDKVDGVRVPDITVDDPGGDARVLVLGWGSSYGPIGAACRRVRSNGMSIAQAHLRHLNPMPGNLGDVLRGYDKVIVPEMNLGQLAMLLRARYLVDVQSYTKVAGLPFRAEELQNVLTDVVQGVSA from the coding sequence TTGAGTACGACGAACGGGCACCGGTCGAACGGAACCCGGAAGCTGAACCGCGTGGTGATCCGGTTCGCCGGCGACTCCGGCGATGGGATGCAGCTGACCGGCGACCGGTTCACCTCGGAGGCGGCGGCCTTCGGGAACGACCTGGCGACACTGCCGAACTTCCCGGCCGAGATCCGGGCTCCCGCCGGGACCCTGCCCGGCGTGTCCAGCTTCCAGCTGCATTTCGCCGACTACGACATCCTCACCCCCGGCGACCGGCCGGACGTGCTGGTGGCGATGAACCCGGCGGCGCTGAAGGCGAACATCGGGGACCTGCCGCACGGCGGCATGCTGATCGTCAACACCGATGAGTTCACCAAGCGCAACCTCGCGAAGGTCGGCTACGACTCGAACCCGCTGGAAAGCGGCGAGCTGGAGCCCTACGCCGTGCACCACGTCGCGATGGCCACCCTCACCCAGGGCGCGCTCGAAGGCACCGGCCTGGGCAAGAAAGACGCCGAGCGCTGCAAGAACATGTTCGCCCTCGGCCTGCTGTCGTGGATGTACCACCGGCCTACCGAGGGCACCGAACGGTTCCTGCGCGAGAAGTTCGGCAAGAAGCCGGACATCGCCGCGGCCAACATCCTGGCATTCCGGGCGGGCTGGAACTACGGCGAAACCACCGAGGCGTTCGCGGTCACCTACGAGGTCGCGCCCGCCAAGCTGCCCGCCGGGAACTACCGGCAGATCACCGGCAATACCGCGCTCGCCTACGGCATCGTCGCCGCTGGTCAGCGCAGCGGGCTCCCGGTGTTCCTCGGGACCTACCCGATCACGCCCGCCTCGGACGTGCTGCACGAGTTGGCCAAGCACAAGAACTTCGGCGTGACGACCTTCCAGGCCGAAGACGAGATCGCGGGCGTCGGTGCGGCGCTGGGCGCCTCCTTCGGCGGGGCGCTTGGCGTGACGACCACGTCCGGCCCGGGGCTGGCGCTGAAGTCGGAGACCATCGGCCTGGCAGTGACGCTGGAACTGCCGCTGCTGGTGTGCGACATCCAGCGCGGCGGGCCGTCGACCGGGCTGCCGACCAAGACCGAACAAGCCGACCTGTTGCAGGCGCTCTACGGCCGCAACGGCGAGTCGCCGGTGCCGGTGATCGCGCCGTGCTCCCCGGCCGACTGTTTCGACGCGGCCCTGGATGCGGCGCGGATCGCGCTGACCTACCGGACCCCCGTCCTGCTGCTGTCCGACGGCGCGATCGCCAACGGTTCCGAACCGTGGCTGATCCCGCCGGTCGATCAGCTGCCCGACCTGCGGGTCCAGTTCGCCACCGAGCCCAACTCCCCGGACGGCTCCGGGGAGTTCTGGCCCTACGTGCGTGACCCGGAGACGCTGGCCCGCGAGTGGGCCGTGCCGGGCACGCCGGGCCTGGAGCACCGCGTCGGCGGGCTGGAGAAGGCCGACGGCAAGGGCAACATCTCCTACGATCCGGACAACCACGACAAGATGGTGCGGATCCGCCAGGACAAGGTCGACGGGGTGCGGGTCCCGGACATCACGGTCGACGACCCCGGCGGCGACGCCCGCGTGCTGGTGCTCGGCTGGGGCTCGTCCTACGGGCCGATCGGGGCCGCCTGCCGACGGGTGCGCAGCAACGGCATGTCGATCGCGCAGGCGCACCTGCGCCACCTCAACCCGATGCCGGGCAACCTTGGTGACGTGCTGCGCGGCTACGACAAGGTGATCGTCCCGGAGATGAACCTCGGCCAGCTGGCGATGCTGTTGCGCGCCCGCTACCTGGTCGACGTGCAGTCCTACACCAAGGTGGCCGGACTGCCGTTCCGCGCAGAGGAGCTGCAGAACGTGCTGACAGATGTCGTGCAGGGGGTGTCCGCGTGA
- a CDS encoding PAS domain S-box protein produces MSPSEPNFAAGVPWQRVFDQASAALAVLDLQGRYLYVNEAMCRLLGYRREELEGLDYRKVTHPEDIDQEGPVESPEPLEKRYIRSDGSVIWALVARSFIRDSHGRAVYFLSQIQDITRRREAELLWQRSFANAPIGMAVLDLKGAWTAVNDTLCDTLGYTREELLSMSFTDVTYEDDEEQGMAALADLVAGEVDSTSVEKRYRHKEGHPIWMLIRATTVPGADGTPAYVVSQYEDIGEQRLVDAHLAHLALHDPLTGLANRALLADRLDHGLQQLARGDGVLAVVLADLDQLKPVNDRYGHALGDQLLIATAQELQLAVRAGDTVARIGGDEFVVVSLLPDEDAAQALRDRVEQHLNTKVTVQGVQIGLGASVGCATTSDPSIAPDMLLHAADRDMYVSKRSRREGRGGR; encoded by the coding sequence ATGTCTCCCTCGGAGCCGAACTTCGCGGCCGGCGTGCCGTGGCAGCGCGTCTTCGACCAGGCGTCGGCTGCGTTGGCCGTCCTCGACTTGCAGGGCCGTTACCTGTACGTCAACGAGGCCATGTGCCGCTTGCTCGGTTACCGGCGGGAGGAACTGGAGGGCCTGGACTACCGGAAGGTCACGCACCCCGAGGACATCGATCAGGAAGGGCCGGTCGAGTCCCCGGAGCCCCTGGAGAAGCGCTACATCCGCTCCGACGGCAGCGTCATCTGGGCGTTGGTGGCGCGGTCATTCATCCGGGACAGCCACGGCCGGGCGGTCTACTTCCTGTCCCAGATCCAGGACATCACGCGGCGCCGGGAGGCCGAGCTGCTGTGGCAGCGCAGCTTCGCCAACGCGCCGATCGGCATGGCGGTGCTGGACCTCAAGGGCGCGTGGACAGCGGTCAACGACACCCTCTGCGACACGCTTGGTTACACGCGCGAGGAACTGCTCTCGATGTCGTTCACCGATGTCACCTACGAGGACGACGAAGAACAGGGCATGGCCGCGCTCGCCGACCTCGTCGCGGGCGAGGTGGACAGCACTAGCGTGGAGAAGCGCTACCGGCACAAAGAGGGCCATCCGATCTGGATGCTGATCCGGGCGACAACGGTGCCGGGTGCCGACGGGACACCGGCGTACGTGGTCAGCCAGTACGAGGACATCGGCGAGCAGCGCCTGGTGGACGCCCACCTCGCGCACCTCGCGCTGCACGACCCGCTGACCGGGCTGGCGAACCGGGCCCTGCTCGCCGACCGCCTCGACCACGGGCTGCAGCAGCTCGCTCGCGGGGACGGTGTGCTCGCGGTGGTGCTGGCCGACCTCGACCAGCTCAAGCCGGTCAACGACCGCTACGGCCATGCGCTGGGTGACCAGCTGTTGATCGCCACGGCCCAGGAGTTGCAGCTGGCGGTGCGGGCCGGCGACACGGTCGCCCGCATCGGCGGCGACGAGTTCGTCGTGGTCAGCCTGCTTCCGGACGAGGACGCCGCGCAGGCGCTGCGGGACCGGGTCGAGCAGCATCTGAACACCAAGGTGACCGTGCAAGGCGTCCAGATCGGGCTGGGCGCCAGCGTCGGCTGCGCCACGACCTCGGATCCGTCGATCGCGCCGGACATGCTGCTGCACGCCGCCGACCGCGACATGTACGTCAGCAAGCGGAGCCGCCGCGAGGGTCGCGGCGGGCGCTGA
- a CDS encoding 2-oxoacid:ferredoxin oxidoreductase subunit beta, whose amino-acid sequence MTATELGMPGLGGLAGVPTTDEPQKSKDFKSDQEVRWCPGCGDYVVLNAVQSFLPSLGLKRENIVFISGIGCSSRFPYYMNTYGMHSIHGRAPAIATGLATSRPDLSVWVVTGDGDALSIGGNHLIHALRRNVNLKILLFNNRIYGLTKGQYSPTSEVGKVTKSTPVGSLDHPFNPVSLALGAEASFVSRVIDSDRASVTETLKAAAEHRGSALVEIYQNCPIFNDGAFDVLKDNDEKQRRIVALRHGEPIVFGPEDDRRAVVSTPDGFRIQKLSEVDESDVVVHDITREDPSYAFALSRLGGQDLSPAVTGIFRATSRPTYDDLARAQVAEAQQAKPANLQALLTGNDTWTI is encoded by the coding sequence GTGACCGCCACCGAGCTGGGAATGCCGGGGCTCGGCGGGTTGGCCGGCGTGCCGACCACCGACGAGCCGCAGAAGTCGAAAGACTTCAAGTCCGACCAAGAAGTTCGCTGGTGCCCGGGGTGCGGCGACTACGTGGTGCTCAACGCGGTGCAGAGCTTCCTGCCGTCGCTGGGGCTCAAGCGGGAGAACATCGTGTTCATCTCGGGCATCGGGTGCTCGTCCCGGTTCCCGTACTACATGAACACCTACGGGATGCACTCCATCCACGGTCGCGCACCGGCGATCGCCACCGGCCTTGCCACCAGCCGGCCGGACCTGTCGGTGTGGGTGGTGACCGGTGATGGCGACGCGCTGTCCATCGGCGGCAACCACCTCATCCACGCCCTGCGCCGCAACGTGAACCTGAAGATCCTGCTGTTCAACAACCGGATCTACGGGCTGACCAAGGGCCAGTACTCGCCGACCAGCGAGGTCGGCAAGGTCACCAAGTCGACCCCGGTAGGCTCGCTCGACCACCCGTTCAACCCGGTGTCGCTGGCGCTGGGCGCGGAGGCGTCGTTCGTGTCGCGTGTGATCGACTCGGACCGCGCGAGCGTGACGGAGACGCTGAAGGCCGCCGCGGAGCACCGGGGCAGCGCGCTGGTGGAGATCTACCAGAACTGCCCGATCTTCAACGACGGCGCGTTCGACGTCCTCAAGGACAACGACGAGAAGCAGCGCCGGATCGTCGCGCTGCGCCACGGCGAGCCCATCGTCTTCGGCCCGGAGGACGATCGACGCGCGGTGGTCAGCACCCCAGACGGCTTCCGCATCCAGAAACTGTCCGAAGTGGACGAGAGCGACGTGGTGGTGCACGACATCACCCGGGAAGACCCGTCTTACGCCTTTGCCCTGTCCCGGTTGGGTGGGCAAGACCTGAGCCCAGCCGTAACGGGCATCTTCCGGGCAACGTCGCGCCCGACCTACGACGACCTGGCCCGCGCCCAGGTCGCGGAAGCGCAGCAGGCGAAGCCCGCGAACCTCCAGGCCCTGCTGACCGGCAACGACACCTGGACGATCTGA
- a CDS encoding TetR/AcrR family transcriptional regulator, translating to MTTASESSSHNGSAIPRGQGGDALSVAAREIFAERGYHGASIRDIAKRAGLSLSALYYWHASKQELFAGLMEDSVNDYVQACDAALRGCGDDPAERLRAIVRATVDYRVRRRVESAIAAREIRNLETEHARRLAALRESATRLFQDIIDEGVRRGDFHCEHPTEARRAIQAACNAIPQWYDPDGDVGPTELADRYVAIAERIVGHRP from the coding sequence GTGACGACGGCATCCGAATCCTCGTCCCACAACGGCTCCGCCATTCCGCGCGGCCAGGGCGGCGACGCGCTCTCCGTTGCGGCGCGCGAGATCTTCGCCGAGCGCGGATACCACGGCGCGTCCATCCGGGACATCGCCAAGCGGGCCGGGTTGAGCCTGTCCGCGCTGTACTACTGGCATGCCAGCAAGCAGGAACTTTTCGCGGGGCTGATGGAGGACAGCGTCAACGACTACGTGCAGGCCTGCGACGCGGCGCTGCGCGGCTGCGGCGATGATCCGGCCGAGCGGCTGCGCGCGATCGTGCGCGCAACCGTGGACTACCGGGTGCGGCGACGGGTGGAAAGCGCCATCGCGGCGCGGGAGATCCGCAACCTGGAGACCGAGCATGCGCGCCGGCTCGCGGCCCTGCGCGAGTCGGCGACGCGGCTCTTCCAGGACATCATTGACGAAGGCGTGCGGCGCGGTGACTTCCACTGCGAGCACCCCACCGAGGCCCGCCGCGCGATCCAGGCCGCCTGCAACGCGATCCCGCAGTGGTACGACCCGGACGGCGACGTAGGGCCGACCGAACTGGCGGATCGCTACGTCGCCATCGCCGAACGCATCGTCGGCCACCGGCCCTGA
- a CDS encoding Imm1 family immunity protein: protein MSDSMAGLRASVRTYLSGGRTLEAGTPDAVEDFVASLAEASADDAYIEHMGRPRQIDPDEGDEVGDHVLYLAVRDCWGYIRYLGPVAGHPEITDAMVPVGDPKSPMTHGTFNVDYLPTTGVSLPLLKRALKEFIETAELPTCLTWAKESEVENNERA from the coding sequence GTGTCCGACTCGATGGCGGGTCTACGGGCTAGCGTCCGCACATATCTATCGGGCGGCCGCACTCTCGAAGCGGGGACGCCGGACGCAGTTGAGGACTTCGTTGCGTCGCTCGCCGAGGCAAGCGCCGATGATGCCTACATCGAGCACATGGGGCGCCCGCGCCAGATCGACCCCGACGAGGGCGACGAGGTCGGGGACCACGTGCTGTACTTGGCGGTCCGCGACTGCTGGGGGTACATACGCTACCTAGGTCCGGTCGCCGGACACCCCGAGATCACCGATGCGATGGTGCCGGTTGGGGACCCGAAGTCGCCGATGACTCACGGAACGTTCAACGTGGACTATCTTCCGACGACCGGCGTCTCGTTGCCCCTCCTCAAGCGGGCGTTGAAGGAGTTCATCGAGACCGCCGAGCTTCCGACCTGCCTCACCTGGGC
- a CDS encoding dihydrolipoyl dehydrogenase family protein, whose translation MTEEADVVVIGMGPGGEDLAGRLANVGLAVIAVESRLVGGECPYFACVPTKMMVRAADALGEARRVPELAGQTTVRPDWTPVANRIRDEATTGWNDEIAVRRFEDTGGRLVRGVGRITAPGEVTVDGQVFRARRAIVLNPGTDPVVPSIDGLADTPYWTNRDAVPATQAPKSLLVLGGGPVGLEFAQVFARFGTAVTVLEMQPRLLAVAEPEASEVVTAALRAEGIEAHTGCAVNRVKHDEQFQAQLETGDVLTAERLLVATGRRTDLRALGVAAVGLDEGARTIPVDDRMRAADGVWAIGDVTGHGAFTHTSMYQARIAAADILGQGTEVADYRAMPSVIFTDPEVATVGLTESRARQRDIQVRTATTPLPSSTRGWIHKVGNEGIIKLVADARRGVLIGATVVAPAGGEVLGALAVAVHAEVPVRRLREMIFAYPTFHRAIEAALDELDA comes from the coding sequence GTGACCGAAGAGGCCGACGTCGTAGTCATCGGCATGGGTCCGGGCGGCGAGGATCTGGCAGGCCGGCTGGCGAATGTAGGCCTGGCCGTGATCGCGGTCGAATCGCGGCTGGTCGGCGGCGAATGCCCGTACTTCGCCTGCGTCCCGACCAAGATGATGGTGCGGGCCGCCGATGCCCTGGGCGAGGCGCGCAGGGTGCCCGAACTCGCCGGGCAGACGACCGTGCGGCCGGACTGGACACCGGTCGCGAACCGGATCCGGGATGAGGCCACCACCGGGTGGAACGACGAGATCGCGGTGCGCCGCTTCGAAGACACCGGCGGCCGGCTGGTGCGCGGCGTCGGCCGGATCACCGCGCCCGGCGAAGTCACCGTCGACGGCCAGGTGTTCCGGGCCCGCCGCGCCATCGTGCTCAACCCCGGCACCGATCCGGTGGTCCCGTCGATCGACGGCCTCGCCGACACCCCGTACTGGACCAACCGCGACGCGGTGCCCGCGACCCAGGCGCCGAAGTCGCTGCTGGTGCTCGGCGGCGGCCCGGTCGGACTGGAGTTCGCGCAGGTCTTCGCCCGGTTCGGCACCGCCGTAACGGTGCTGGAGATGCAGCCCCGGCTGCTGGCGGTGGCCGAGCCGGAGGCATCCGAGGTGGTCACCGCGGCGCTGCGCGCCGAGGGCATCGAGGCCCACACCGGCTGCGCCGTCAACCGGGTCAAGCACGATGAACAGTTCCAGGCGCAGCTGGAGACCGGCGATGTGCTGACCGCCGAACGCCTGCTCGTGGCTACCGGACGCCGCACCGACCTGCGCGCCCTGGGAGTCGCGGCCGTCGGGCTGGACGAGGGGGCCAGGACCATCCCGGTCGACGATCGGATGCGGGCCGCCGACGGCGTTTGGGCGATCGGGGACGTCACCGGCCACGGGGCCTTCACCCACACGTCGATGTACCAGGCACGGATCGCGGCGGCCGACATCCTCGGGCAGGGCACCGAAGTCGCCGACTACCGCGCGATGCCCTCGGTCATCTTCACCGATCCCGAGGTCGCCACCGTCGGGCTCACCGAGTCCCGAGCCCGGCAGCGTGACATCCAGGTTCGCACCGCGACCACCCCCTTGCCGTCGTCGACGCGCGGCTGGATCCACAAGGTCGGCAACGAGGGGATCATCAAGCTCGTGGCCGACGCCCGTCGCGGCGTCCTGATCGGCGCCACCGTGGTCGCACCGGCGGGCGGCGAGGTGCTCGGGGCGCTTGCCGTCGCCGTGCACGCCGAGGTCCCGGTGCGGCGCCTGCGCGAAATGATCTTCGCCTACCCGACGTTCCACCGGGCCATTGAGGCGGCCCTGGATGAACTCGACGCTTGA